One stretch of Aquimarina sp. Aq107 DNA includes these proteins:
- a CDS encoding TonB-dependent receptor, with translation MERKVFNRIMILLIGLTTTIVSAQQTVSGTVNEPNGPLPGVNILVKGTDNGTTTDFDGKYTLSNVANDATLIFSYVGFLTTEIPVNGETVIDITLEEDSAALDEIVIVGYGSQSKRDVTGAISQIKSEDIAQVVTANPTSALQGKLAGVQVETAGGAPGSPANVFVRGVSSLTNSFPLYVVDGAISDNINFLNAKDIVNLQVLKDATSAAIYGSRAANGVIIVTTNRGKQNSSPVVNIDVRSGVNTQSRKLDLLNGPEYIAFLNQRRINDGLDGNIPDPGINSDFQDLNINSGTIQDFGFNISGGGENSKYFFSANYYDEEGLLISEEFNRKNIRLNSEFKIGKLKIQESFGFSENRFTRNNAFGNQGGTVPIIRPFAPENEGGFEAINDPIFGIGGTNKFANAQLVNDQNTERNFLGNMNFSYEIIEGLTAKLNVGTEYTSFYRNTFQPTFFQSNIDSETNANPLNDLTEVRGERYATNVEPTLNYKKSIGEHNLDILVGSARQDITRNTLAIYAEGLPSNNITNIAQFTDNIINSGGGRFDNKLFSYFGRVNYNYNQKYLFTAIVRRDKTSLFADGFNTGTFPSFSVGWVISDENFFNQDGLFNSLKFRAGYGELGSQNVDPFSNQSVVEPNSPITVGGSSGQIPGFAITSLVDPTLSFETSKTINFGLDTSLLNNSLKLSLDYFNRDNEDVIQAVAIPDSNGSVNPVFQNASSINNKGFEFEAAYTYDKGGDLTFNIGVNLSAIQNELTDSPNPIVGPSYNEEGLRANRFEVGQPLGFFFGFETDGIYNDQAEIDNDPFLANDPDRRALLRPGDFRRVDINNDGIINDEDQTYLGDPTPDFTYGINLSVNYKNWDIGTFFNGVQGNEIYNVTKFFGYFFLDDNKLGIVRDAYTPANPNTNLPRVTTQDTAGNQLPSDFFVEDGSFFRLKTLEIGYNFSNFIGKEWISNARLFANVQNVFTITNYSGYDPEIGSNNSGLGTNRGFFGFTPLTSADSVFDRGLDVRAQPRPRTFTIGVQMSF, from the coding sequence ATGGAGCGAAAAGTATTTAATCGTATTATGATACTACTCATCGGCCTAACAACCACCATTGTTAGCGCCCAGCAAACTGTTTCCGGAACAGTCAATGAACCCAATGGCCCTTTACCTGGAGTAAACATCTTAGTAAAAGGGACTGATAATGGTACTACCACAGATTTTGATGGTAAGTATACCCTAAGCAACGTTGCCAACGATGCTACTCTCATATTTAGTTATGTTGGTTTTTTAACTACCGAAATACCCGTAAATGGAGAAACCGTTATTGACATTACGCTCGAAGAGGATTCCGCTGCTCTTGATGAAATAGTTATTGTAGGATATGGATCTCAATCCAAGAGAGATGTTACAGGAGCAATATCTCAAATTAAATCAGAAGATATCGCCCAAGTCGTTACAGCAAACCCAACCTCTGCTTTACAAGGTAAGCTTGCAGGAGTACAGGTAGAAACAGCAGGTGGTGCGCCTGGTAGCCCTGCAAATGTTTTTGTACGTGGAGTAAGTTCTTTAACTAACTCTTTTCCTCTATACGTTGTTGATGGTGCGATCTCAGACAATATAAATTTTTTAAACGCAAAAGACATTGTAAATCTTCAAGTACTAAAAGACGCAACATCTGCAGCAATATATGGTTCACGTGCCGCAAATGGTGTAATTATAGTTACCACTAATAGGGGTAAACAAAATTCTTCTCCTGTAGTAAATATTGATGTACGAAGTGGAGTTAACACTCAATCAAGAAAACTTGATTTACTTAACGGCCCTGAGTACATCGCTTTTCTTAACCAACGTAGAATTAACGATGGTCTTGACGGTAATATTCCCGATCCAGGAATCAATTCAGATTTTCAAGATTTAAATATAAACTCTGGTACCATTCAAGATTTTGGATTTAATATATCAGGTGGTGGAGAAAATTCGAAATACTTTTTTAGTGCTAACTATTATGATGAAGAAGGATTATTAATCAGTGAAGAATTTAATCGTAAAAATATACGCCTTAATAGTGAATTTAAAATAGGTAAACTTAAAATTCAAGAATCTTTCGGGTTTTCTGAAAATAGATTTACTCGTAATAATGCTTTTGGGAATCAAGGAGGAACAGTTCCAATAATTCGTCCTTTTGCTCCAGAAAACGAAGGTGGATTTGAAGCTATTAATGATCCTATTTTTGGAATTGGAGGAACCAATAAATTTGCAAATGCACAACTAGTAAATGATCAAAACACAGAGCGTAATTTTCTAGGAAATATGAATTTTTCATATGAAATTATAGAAGGACTTACTGCTAAGCTTAATGTAGGAACCGAATATACTAGTTTTTATAGAAACACATTTCAACCTACATTTTTTCAAAGTAATATAGATAGTGAAACTAATGCAAACCCCCTAAATGATTTAACTGAAGTAAGAGGAGAACGCTACGCTACAAACGTAGAACCCACGCTTAACTATAAAAAAAGCATTGGAGAACATAACCTAGATATTCTTGTCGGAAGCGCTCGTCAGGATATCACCAGAAACACACTTGCTATTTACGCAGAAGGCTTGCCTAGCAACAACATTACTAATATAGCACAGTTTACTGACAATATTATAAACTCTGGTGGAGGACGTTTTGATAATAAACTTTTCTCCTATTTTGGGCGTGTAAATTATAATTATAATCAAAAATATTTGTTCACTGCTATTGTTCGTAGAGATAAAACTTCTCTTTTTGCTGATGGATTTAATACCGGCACATTCCCTTCTTTCTCAGTTGGATGGGTTATTAGTGATGAAAATTTCTTTAATCAAGATGGTCTTTTTAATTCCCTCAAATTTAGAGCTGGATATGGCGAATTAGGTTCTCAAAATGTAGATCCTTTTTCGAATCAATCCGTAGTAGAACCCAATTCTCCAATTACTGTTGGTGGTTCTTCTGGACAAATTCCCGGATTCGCAATTACCAGTTTAGTAGATCCTACGTTAAGTTTCGAAACATCTAAAACCATTAATTTTGGTTTAGATACTTCCCTGTTAAACAATAGTTTAAAACTAAGTTTAGATTACTTCAATCGAGATAATGAGGATGTTATTCAGGCGGTTGCTATACCAGATTCTAATGGATCAGTAAATCCCGTATTTCAAAATGCTTCATCCATTAACAACAAAGGTTTTGAGTTCGAAGCAGCATACACTTATGATAAGGGTGGAGACCTAACGTTTAACATAGGGGTTAATTTATCCGCAATCCAAAACGAACTTACGGATTCTCCAAATCCAATTGTAGGTCCTTCATACAACGAAGAAGGGTTAAGAGCAAATCGTTTTGAAGTTGGACAACCTTTGGGGTTCTTCTTTGGTTTTGAAACAGATGGAATCTATAATGACCAAGCAGAAATTGATAACGATCCTTTTTTAGCTAATGATCCTGATCGTAGGGCATTGTTACGACCTGGGGATTTTAGACGAGTAGATATTAATAATGATGGCATCATCAATGATGAGGATCAAACATATTTAGGTGATCCAACTCCAGATTTTACATATGGAATTAACTTATCTGTAAATTATAAAAACTGGGATATTGGAACTTTTTTCAATGGAGTTCAAGGAAACGAAATTTATAATGTTACTAAGTTCTTTGGATATTTTTTCTTAGATGACAATAAACTGGGAATTGTAAGAGATGCTTATACTCCAGCCAATCCAAATACAAATCTTCCTCGAGTAACTACACAAGACACTGCGGGAAACCAGCTTCCATCAGATTTCTTCGTAGAAGATGGTTCTTTTTTCCGTCTTAAAAC